The genomic region CCGCCTCAGGCGCTTTacctgctcctgcagctctgctgtTTGGCGCTTTCCTGGCTTGCACTGCgcgggcgtgtgcgtgtgcgtagggccccacagcagcagggcaagcaccgggtgccgcagcagcctggGTGAAgggagcagcggcgatgagtggcgggtgtggtgggtggaggagggggatgatgggagagagagccgggACCGCGTGCGGCGTAACGCACGCACCCAGGCAGtggcgtgcacgtgcgcggagaggagaaaggggacgGCCGAGTGGTCCTTTACATTCTGCAAGCTCCCCGGCGCGGATGAGCCATACGCCTTTCCTGTCACctcgctgcgtgtgcttggTGTCGCTCGTGGTGTTTCGTTTGTGTTACGGTCTCTCCGCTCTAcggcgtctgcgtgtgctgcgggccgctcgctctcctctctctgccttcctcctccgcttcgtTGCGCCTGACCACTTCCTCACcgcgtgcggctgcggccAGCTGCCGCATTACACCGCgtggtgtgcgcctgtgcgtggtggcgccTTTAGCCCTCCTCGACCAGTCGGCCTCCGTCACGGCCCCCCGcgcctgcctctgcctccgcctcctttgtGCTCTCTATACCAGGGGCGATGTGTGGGAGCGGGGCACAGTGCATGCATATATATGCCCCTGCCGGTGCGTGCCTCCctgcgtgtgcagctgtgtggtggggtgtgcgtgtgtcccatcgcctcctcccgaATTGCCGCCCTCTGCGTGTTGTTTGGTCTCCGGGCGTATGGGAGGTGGTTGGggagtggcggtgctgcagcacccctgcacccacgccgaggcccctccacacacgctcTAGCTTCACGTCCTTCCCGTGCACCGCGCTActgtgttgctgccgagACTGTGAGCTGAGGGCGGACGACGGTCAGGGGCGAGACGCCCTGTGTCGCCTGCCTCCCCGCTCCTCCCCgtcctgcgctgctgccgtcccGTCCTGTCTCACGCCCACCTGCCACGCTgccgtccccctcccacctttctccctctctaccgccctcccctttgccttgccccccccccccccctttcatgcctcccctctctcaccacaAACACGCATCCACGCCCGGCAGCATGAACGACGTTGCTGTGCGAAGACTCtactcgctctcgctctctcccacgctctccccatccctacgccacctcccctgccgtgcaccgccgcctcacctctctccgcgtgctgctgtgactcTGCGACAATGGAGTGGAATCTCATGCTGTTACTCTACGCGGTCCTCCAGATCATCGCGTTTTTattggtgctggtggcgacgccgctcGAGATGTTTCGCATCACTGACAATCTAAGCGTCGTTAACGGATATTATTCGTTGTGGGGATCACACCAGAGTGTCGGTAATTTATCATTCTTCAGTTCCAGCGCTACTTTGTGGGCTGACTGCCCCGGCCGCCTGATGCTTTTCCGCCTTGCTCAGGCACTCGCTGTCCTCTCTATCTTCATTTtcggcgctgcggccgccCTTGGCGTCGTCATGCTGTTCTGCTGCCCTCTCTTACGCTGGATATGCGTGATGCTCAACATTCTGGGTGCCGTCACCGTGTGCGTTGTCTGGGCTGCCATGGTGTTGACCTATTTCACTAATGAAGGCAGGACATGTCCAGCCCTCATGACACTTACAAAGTTTAGTGTCGGCTTCGCACTCCTCGTGGCTGCCTGGGTGCTGGATCTGATCAACATCACACTCTTAGTAGTTCCGTTCCGCATTATGCTTTTCGGTAAGGCTGAGAGTGCCGCCGACTTGGACAAAGCATCGAAAGGAGAGTCGGAAGAACATAGCAGccaaagggaggaggaggagtagTAGAC from Leishmania braziliensis MHOM/BR/75/M2904 WGS CADA00000000 data, contig 97, whole genome shotgun sequence harbors:
- a CDS encoding beta tubulin, which gives rise to MCGSGAQCMHIYAPAGACLPACAAVWWGVRVSHRLLPNCRPLRVVWSPGVWEVVGEWRCCSTPAPTPRPLHTRSSFTSFPCTALLCCCRDCELRADDGQGRDALCRLPPRSSPSCAAAVPSCLTPTCHAAVPLPPFSLSTALPFALPPPPPFHASPLSPQTRIHARQHERRCCAKTLLALALSHALPIPTPPPLPCTAASPLSACCCDSATMEWNLMLLLYAVLQIIAFLLVLVATPLEMFRITDNLSVVNGYYSLWGSHQSVGNLSFFSSSATLWADCPGRLMLFRLAQALAVLSIFIFGAAAALGVVMLFCCPLLRWICVMLNILGAVTVCVVWAAMVLTYFTNEGRTCPALMTLTKFSVGFALLVAAWVLDLINITLLVVPFRIMLFGKAESAADLDKASKGESEEHSSQREEEE